One genomic region from Sulfurimonas sp. encodes:
- a CDS encoding class I SAM-dependent methyltransferase, with translation MLEDKQRWNERYQENPMPDNVSVVLEKYIDNVNVGKALDVACGIGRNTHFLATKGFDIDAVDISDYALSKVKKSPTINKIEIDLDKYNITANKYDLILNTNYLNRRLLSQMKEGLKQGGVVIFETFIVAHGDFKLPTMNLDYLLRKNELLHSFIGLDVIYYEERIDTNLRGERIKVASIVAQKN, from the coding sequence ATGTTAGAAGATAAACAAAGATGGAACGAAAGATATCAAGAGAACCCAATGCCTGATAATGTTAGTGTTGTTCTTGAGAAGTATATTGATAATGTAAATGTTGGGAAAGCCCTTGATGTTGCTTGTGGAATTGGAAGAAACACACACTTTCTTGCAACAAAAGGCTTTGATATAGATGCTGTTGATATTTCAGACTATGCTTTAAGTAAAGTAAAAAAATCACCAACCATAAATAAGATAGAAATTGATTTAGATAAGTACAACATAACTGCAAATAAGTATGACCTTATACTAAATACAAACTATCTAAACCGTCGTTTGCTCTCTCAAATGAAAGAGGGGCTAAAGCAAGGGGGAGTTGTTATATTTGAAACCTTTATAGTTGCTCATGGCGACTTTAAACTCCCAACGATGAACTTGGACTACCTTTTGCGTAAAAATGAGCTTTTGCACTCATTTATAGGCTTAGATGTTATCTACTATGAAGAGCGAATAGATACGAATCTTAGAGGCGAGAGAATCAAAGTAGCATCTATTGTTGCTCAAAAAAACTAA
- a CDS encoding glutamate synthase subunit beta produces MREYLATERLNPTKRLVVERTKDFGEIYEVFDRDDASTQSERCIQCGDPFCLNKCPLHNYIPQWLKSIAQKDLEFAFKLSNEPSPFPEVMGRVCPHDKLCEGDCTLNDGHGAITIGSIETHITEEGFKAGYKPEFPGITTSKSVAVIGSGPAGLSVATYLLRSGIAVTMYERSDRAGGLLTYGIPNFKLDKKIVERRVKLLKEAGLKLVLNCEVGKDIAFEELANSNDAMFIGVGATKAKSASLLGEKADAVYDAMEYLTAMQRKNFKLSYDKKFDFKDLNVVVIGGGDTAMDCLRTAKREEARSVNCLYRRDAHNMPGSKKEYKNAMEEGVDFTFFVSPKEIVLDEKSNVIAVEVVKTTLGVKDESGRQRIEELKGSETRIQADIVIMSLGFNPEIPAFLAENGIETNSWGGVIINEETHETTTSGIYAGGDCYRGADLVVTAAYDGREAARSIAKSLLK; encoded by the coding sequence ATGAGAGAATATTTAGCAACTGAAAGACTTAATCCAACTAAAAGATTAGTGGTAGAAAGAACAAAAGATTTTGGTGAGATTTATGAAGTATTTGACCGTGATGATGCTTCTACTCAAAGTGAAAGATGTATCCAATGTGGTGACCCATTTTGTTTAAATAAATGTCCACTTCATAACTACATTCCTCAATGGTTGAAATCTATTGCCCAAAAAGATTTAGAATTTGCTTTTAAACTATCTAATGAGCCTTCGCCATTTCCTGAAGTAATGGGAAGAGTTTGTCCTCATGATAAACTTTGTGAAGGAGATTGTACTTTAAATGATGGACATGGTGCTATTACTATTGGTTCTATTGAAACTCACATAACAGAAGAGGGTTTTAAGGCTGGGTATAAGCCAGAATTTCCAGGAATCACAACTAGTAAAAGTGTTGCTGTTATAGGAAGTGGTCCTGCTGGACTCTCTGTTGCAACATATCTACTTCGTTCTGGCATCGCTGTAACTATGTATGAGAGAAGTGATAGAGCAGGTGGGCTTTTAACTTATGGTATTCCAAATTTTAAACTTGATAAAAAAATAGTAGAGCGACGCGTAAAATTACTAAAAGAAGCAGGTTTAAAGCTTGTTTTAAATTGTGAAGTTGGTAAAGATATAGCTTTTGAAGAGTTAGCTAATTCTAATGATGCAATGTTTATAGGTGTTGGTGCTACAAAGGCTAAGAGTGCTTCTTTATTGGGAGAAAAAGCAGATGCTGTATATGATGCTATGGAGTATTTAACTGCTATGCAGAGAAAAAACTTTAAACTTTCATATGATAAAAAGTTTGACTTTAAAGACTTGAATGTTGTTGTTATTGGTGGTGGAGATACTGCTATGGACTGTCTTAGAACTGCTAAAAGAGAAGAAGCAAGAAGTGTAAACTGTCTATATCGTAGAGATGCACACAACATGCCAGGAAGTAAAAAAGAGTATAAAAATGCTATGGAAGAGGGTGTTGATTTTACTTTTTTTGTATCTCCAAAAGAGATAGTTTTAGATGAAAAATCTAATGTAATTGCCGTGGAAGTAGTTAAAACAACTCTTGGTGTAAAAGATGAAAGTGGTCGTCAAAGAATAGAAGAGCTAAAGGGAAGTGAAACAAGAATTCAAGCTGATATAGTTATCATGTCTTTAGGTTTTAATCCAGAAATACCTGCTTTTTTAGCAGAAAATGGCATCGAAACAAATAGTTGGGGAGGAGTGATTATAAATGAAGAAACTCATGAAACAACTACTTCTGGCATCTATGCTGGCGGTGATTGTTATAGAGGTGCAGACTTAGTTGTAACAGCTGCTTATGATGGACGGGAAGCTGCTAGAAGTATAGCAAAATCTCTACTAAAATAA
- a CDS encoding EAL domain-containing protein — protein MKTISNISNIWTTFYLMFFGSFALILVLLYFNYIDIKKRHYTQLKHYSKVVSRAIHSDLLQNEMILTVIGKQLLDNDNYKDKQKVQKLFDELLKQNPSYIGFGLADIDGNLMATSSNIKVSKDYNFLKNKKTVDDFKRVLKSKKMIVARTYFFKNIDEWIIPLRKAILDENGNILAVMITGLRNDKNRNIIEGLGVSNDQSIAIIKDYNYEHKMYRQYVSQIGDISNDIMYNTVIPNSLIESIKRTLKIRYDLSLDSLRENGQTVSIKITTSFNKSLIAGMTYDKDYKLWIFVQASGSTIVSEFFNNLFIYFALFIASFIVFYFLFKKIALSDRKQQEELIFQAQHDSLTKLPNRTFMYAHIEKWKKRHDTEYFVLYLDLDNFKNINDKFGHTVGDKILVEVAHRLEMFFYEDDMLIRQGGDEFIVLKECIDANNIEDNIESLISLISQVYHIDAKEFRIGVSVGIARYPIDAKETEELLSIADTAMYEAKKRKNSYCFFSETMRHENIVKTDIEQELRSAIEKDELWMVYQPQIKADGSLYGVEALVRWENEKLGFVGPDKFIPVAEETGIIRELGDFIINTALSEVATIQAQLNLEFSLAINISGVQLMEVNFLETFLKQIENSNFNRASVTLEITESVSIEKMDDVLNVLYDLQEHNIKISLDDFGTGYSSLSILRELPIDELKIDKSFIDKILYDDNEKALVQSIINIGKNFNMKTLAEGVESEKQVQNLKEANCDIFQGYYYSKPLTKEHLLEYLK, from the coding sequence ATGAAAACAATCAGTAACATCAGTAACATATGGACGACATTTTATTTAATGTTTTTTGGCTCTTTTGCCCTTATTTTAGTTTTACTATATTTTAATTATATAGATATAAAAAAAAGACACTATACGCAACTTAAACACTACTCAAAAGTTGTATCAAGAGCGATACATTCTGATCTACTTCAAAATGAGATGATATTAACAGTTATTGGGAAACAACTTTTAGACAATGATAACTATAAAGATAAACAAAAAGTTCAAAAACTTTTTGATGAGTTACTAAAACAAAATCCATCTTATATTGGTTTTGGTCTTGCAGATATAGATGGTAATCTTATGGCTACAAGTTCAAATATAAAGGTTTCAAAAGATTATAATTTTTTGAAAAATAAAAAAACAGTAGATGATTTTAAAAGAGTGTTGAAATCTAAAAAAATGATAGTTGCTAGAACTTACTTTTTTAAAAATATAGATGAGTGGATTATCCCTTTAAGAAAAGCTATCTTGGATGAAAATGGCAATATTTTAGCTGTGATGATAACAGGTTTAAGAAATGATAAAAATAGAAATATTATAGAAGGTTTAGGAGTATCAAACGATCAATCCATTGCAATTATTAAAGATTATAACTATGAACATAAAATGTATAGACAGTATGTCAGTCAAATAGGCGATATTTCTAATGATATTATGTACAATACAGTTATTCCCAATAGCTTGATAGAATCAATAAAAAGAACATTAAAAATAAGATATGACTTATCACTGGATTCACTAAGAGAAAATGGACAAACTGTTAGTATAAAAATTACAACATCTTTTAATAAAAGCTTGATAGCTGGTATGACCTATGATAAAGATTATAAGTTATGGATTTTTGTACAAGCTAGTGGCTCCACAATAGTAAGTGAATTTTTTAATAATTTATTTATATATTTTGCTCTTTTTATCGCAAGTTTTATAGTTTTTTATTTTTTATTTAAAAAGATTGCTCTCTCTGATAGAAAACAACAAGAAGAACTAATCTTTCAAGCTCAACACGATAGTTTAACAAAACTTCCAAATAGAACTTTTATGTACGCGCACATAGAAAAATGGAAAAAAAGACATGATACAGAGTATTTTGTTCTTTATTTGGATTTAGATAATTTTAAAAATATTAATGATAAGTTTGGACATACTGTTGGAGATAAAATACTTGTAGAAGTAGCTCATAGATTAGAAATGTTCTTTTATGAGGACGATATGCTTATAAGACAAGGTGGAGATGAATTTATAGTTTTAAAAGAGTGTATAGATGCTAATAATATTGAAGATAATATTGAGAGTCTTATTAGTCTTATTTCTCAGGTTTACCACATAGATGCTAAAGAGTTTAGAATTGGCGTTAGTGTCGGTATAGCAAGATATCCAATAGATGCAAAAGAAACTGAAGAGTTACTTAGCATCGCTGATACCGCTATGTATGAAGCAAAAAAACGAAAAAATTCATACTGCTTTTTCTCAGAAACTATGAGGCATGAAAATATTGTAAAAACAGATATAGAACAAGAGTTGCGTAGCGCAATAGAAAAAGATGAACTTTGGATGGTTTATCAACCGCAAATAAAAGCGGATGGAAGCTTGTATGGAGTGGAAGCACTTGTTAGGTGGGAAAATGAAAAACTTGGGTTTGTAGGACCTGATAAATTTATACCAGTTGCTGAAGAAACAGGAATCATAAGAGAACTTGGTGATTTTATAATAAATACTGCCTTGAGTGAAGTAGCAACTATTCAAGCCCAACTAAACTTAGAATTTAGTCTAGCTATAAATATTTCTGGTGTTCAGCTAATGGAAGTGAATTTTTTAGAAACTTTTTTAAAGCAGATAGAAAATTCAAATTTTAACAGAGCGTCTGTAACTCTAGAAATCACAGAGAGTGTATCGATAGAAAAGATGGATGATGTCTTAAATGTACTTTATGACCTTCAAGAGCATAATATTAAAATATCTTTAGATGATTTTGGAACTGGATATTCATCTTTGAGTATTTTAAGAGAGTTACCAATAGATGAGTTAAAGATAGATAAAAGTTTTATAGATAAAATACTATATGATGATAATGAAAAAGCTCTAGTTCAAAGTATCATAAATATAGGTAAAAACTTCAATATGAAAACTTTAGCAGAGGGTGTTGAGAGTGAAAAGCAAGTACAAAACTTAAAAGAAGCTAATTGCGATATATTTCAAGGTTATTACTACTCTAAGCCACTTACAAAAGAGCATTTGTTAGAATACTTAAAATAA
- the recO gene encoding recombination protein RecO has translation MQGYIINLNKVKDEDLIVTIISKGNLDTLYRFYGARHGSINIGFKIDYEKEGSAKSTISRLKDVIHIGFKWINDYKLLKLWQDFLKLFHKHLQDSEEIGDFYFELLDNASDIWGTQNPKRVAIESYVKLLEHEGRLHKEMECFLCSLEIQDNEISVIRAFLPTHTQCSHTLGINKLALHELFFNKSSLFLNDKEVDRLWNVLLEGL, from the coding sequence ATGCAGGGTTACATCATAAATCTTAACAAAGTAAAAGATGAGGACTTAATAGTTACCATAATATCTAAGGGCAACTTAGATACTCTTTATAGGTTCTATGGAGCAAGACATGGAAGCATAAATATTGGATTTAAAATTGATTATGAAAAGGAAGGTTCTGCAAAATCAACTATTTCTAGGTTAAAAGATGTCATTCATATTGGCTTTAAATGGATAAATGACTATAAACTTTTAAAATTATGGCAAGATTTTTTAAAACTTTTTCACAAGCATCTCCAGGACTCAGAAGAAATAGGCGACTTTTACTTTGAACTTTTAGATAATGCTTCAGATATCTGGGGAACTCAAAATCCAAAAAGAGTAGCAATAGAATCTTATGTGAAATTATTAGAACATGAAGGACGACTTCACAAAGAGATGGAATGTTTTTTATGTTCTTTAGAGATACAAGATAATGAAATATCTGTTATTCGTGCTTTTTTACCAACACATACACAATGCTCACATACACTTGGTATAAATAAACTGGCATTACACGAACTATTTTTTAACAAATCATCTCTTTTTTTAAATGATAAAGAAGTTGATAGACTTTGGAATGTTTTGCTAGAGGGTTTATAA
- the gltB gene encoding glutamate synthase large subunit, translating into MTKHHDLLRSFKDNCGFGLVANIKNKASHKVLNDAVTALERMMHRGAVAADGKTGDGSGLLLSMPYDFLRNVASQSDVELPKQFAIASVFTKNKKHLKTLEDICANNDLKVVLTREVPINTDALGAQAMESLPNIIQLFITPNSIMATNRFDALLYLSRKETEHKLIKDRDFYISSMSSKVLSYKGLVMPTHIKEFYTDLQSEEFKISFSLFHQRFSTNTLPEWRLAQPFRAVAHNGEINSVEGNRLNVEIKSESIKSEVFTPEEIDRILPILQLNSSDSASADNFFEFLIVNGMDFFKAVRGVIPSAWQNAPHMDPELRAFYEYHSTVFEAWDGPAAFSVTDGRYIGCVLDRNGLRPSKYIVTKDNNLLIASEYGVVDIAEEDIKERGRLQSGEMLGLDLKFGKLLKNDEINDYLKSSNPYMKWLNEHMIYLQEHVEVQYETQCEFDKDDFIKRQRFFNVTQEVVEQVIEPMIIDSKEAVGSMGDDTPLAAFSNKQRNFTDYFKQKFAQVTNPPIDPIREKVVMSLNTGFGEIHNMLDEIPSHAHRLKSISPIITLEKLDVLKSFGDKKSPRYQVFYHNTVFSTAYTTSLKDSLDTLVKKVIDSVKNDGTRIIILDDYGFDVKTKVMPMAMVIGRINFALIKEKIRHLASLIAVTGEVIDSHSAAVLIGYGVSAIYPNLLFATVVDRIQSSRALKMECSEGIKSVHAALNSGLLKIMSKMGIATIASYRNAGLFDVLGLNDEIVIDCFLSSNSELGGLNYKDIDERISRYHKEAFVEDGFKKIFPLNIGGYYKFYNEQEHHDYGPAVIHAIHKVSNSGKKEDFKALTDLINNRGLKFIRDFFDLKSPKKAIDISEVESKEKIFKRFASAAMSLGSISPEAHETIAIAMNRIGAQSNSGEGGEDKDRFGTERVSKIKQVASGRFGVTPAYLRSAEEIQIKVAQGAKPGEGGQLPGHKVTPLIGKLRNTVPGVTLISPPPHHDIYSIEDLSQLIFDIKQVNPKARVAVKLVSTIGVGTIAAGVAKAYADKIIISGGDGGTGAAPLTSIKFAGNPWEIGLSEAHNALKANNLRGLVELQTDGGLKSGLDVVKAALLGAESYAFGTGVLTIVGCKMLRICHVNKCSVGIATQNEKLREEFFKGHVDQVINYFTLLAEDVRSIMAELGFSTMEELIGQVDILVPKDDEFVKKFDFSSILHKEKGVNTHQQKFNHPFDDNAFEKDVLKEAMTAIKHPEHPIRINREIKNIHRSFGALVSGEIAQYYGDKGLKADTIKIKLKGIAGQALGAFLIPGVSIHLEGVANDYIGKGMHGGKIIITSKNEGEIFGAGGNTCLYGATGGKLYISGSVGERFAVRNSGATAIVEGTGDNACEYMTGGIVLILGRTGINFGAGMTGGISFVYDADHSFVENVNRELVDAIRIDTDEGADARHLLKKLLKDYVVETESKKAKDLIDNFRVEVRNFWLVKPKNLTKLPLNLENGD; encoded by the coding sequence ATGACAAAACATCATGATTTATTAAGATCATTTAAAGATAACTGTGGTTTTGGACTTGTAGCCAATATCAAAAATAAAGCTTCTCATAAAGTTTTAAATGATGCAGTTACAGCACTAGAGAGAATGATGCATCGCGGTGCGGTTGCAGCAGATGGAAAAACAGGCGATGGAAGTGGTTTGCTTCTTTCTATGCCATATGATTTTCTTCGTAATGTAGCATCGCAAAGTGATGTTGAACTTCCTAAGCAATTTGCAATTGCTTCTGTTTTTACAAAAAACAAAAAACATTTAAAAACTTTAGAAGATATTTGTGCAAACAATGATTTAAAAGTAGTTTTAACTCGTGAAGTTCCCATAAATACAGATGCTCTTGGTGCTCAAGCTATGGAGTCTTTACCAAATATTATACAGCTTTTTATCACTCCAAACTCTATTATGGCTACAAATAGATTTGATGCCCTCTTGTATCTTTCTCGTAAAGAAACAGAGCATAAACTCATAAAAGATAGAGATTTTTATATATCTTCAATGAGTTCAAAAGTTCTTTCATATAAAGGTCTTGTTATGCCAACGCATATTAAAGAGTTTTATACTGATCTTCAAAGTGAAGAGTTTAAAATCTCTTTTTCTCTCTTTCATCAAAGATTTTCAACAAATACACTTCCAGAATGGAGATTGGCTCAACCGTTTCGTGCAGTTGCACATAATGGAGAAATCAATTCAGTTGAAGGAAATCGCTTAAATGTAGAAATAAAATCTGAATCTATTAAAAGTGAAGTTTTTACTCCAGAGGAGATAGATAGAATTCTTCCAATTTTACAACTAAACTCATCCGATAGTGCATCTGCTGATAACTTTTTTGAATTTTTGATAGTTAATGGTATGGACTTTTTTAAAGCAGTTCGTGGAGTTATCCCATCTGCTTGGCAAAATGCTCCTCACATGGACCCAGAACTTCGTGCTTTTTATGAGTATCACTCAACTGTATTTGAAGCATGGGACGGACCTGCCGCTTTTTCTGTAACTGATGGTCGTTATATTGGCTGTGTATTAGATAGAAATGGACTCCGTCCATCAAAATATATAGTTACAAAAGACAATAACCTTCTTATAGCTAGTGAGTACGGTGTTGTTGATATCGCAGAAGAAGATATCAAAGAAAGAGGGCGACTTCAATCAGGAGAGATGCTAGGACTTGACCTTAAATTTGGGAAACTTCTTAAAAATGATGAGATAAACGATTATTTAAAAAGCTCAAATCCTTATATGAAATGGTTAAATGAGCATATGATTTATCTTCAAGAACATGTTGAAGTTCAGTATGAAACTCAATGTGAATTTGATAAAGATGATTTTATTAAAAGACAAAGATTTTTTAATGTTACTCAAGAGGTTGTAGAGCAAGTAATCGAACCTATGATAATAGATTCTAAAGAAGCTGTTGGAAGTATGGGAGATGATACTCCACTTGCAGCATTCTCAAATAAACAAAGAAATTTTACAGATTATTTTAAACAAAAGTTTGCTCAAGTTACAAATCCACCAATAGACCCAATTCGTGAAAAAGTTGTAATGAGTTTAAATACAGGTTTTGGTGAAATTCACAATATGCTAGATGAAATTCCATCTCATGCGCATAGACTTAAATCTATTTCTCCAATCATAACCTTAGAAAAGCTAGATGTTCTTAAATCTTTTGGAGATAAAAAGTCACCTCGTTATCAAGTTTTTTATCACAATACAGTTTTCTCAACTGCATATACAACTTCTTTAAAAGATTCTTTAGATACTTTAGTAAAAAAAGTTATAGATTCAGTTAAAAATGATGGCACTAGAATTATCATCTTAGATGATTATGGTTTTGATGTAAAAACTAAAGTTATGCCTATGGCAATGGTTATTGGACGAATTAACTTTGCACTAATTAAAGAAAAAATTCGCCATTTAGCATCTCTGATTGCTGTAACAGGTGAAGTTATTGACTCTCATAGTGCGGCTGTTCTTATTGGTTATGGTGTAAGTGCGATTTATCCAAATCTTCTTTTTGCAACAGTTGTAGATAGGATTCAAAGTTCAAGAGCTCTAAAAATGGAGTGTAGTGAAGGTATAAAATCAGTTCACGCAGCCCTTAATAGTGGTCTTTTAAAAATCATGTCAAAAATGGGAATAGCAACGATAGCTTCATATAGGAATGCTGGTCTTTTTGATGTATTAGGCTTAAATGATGAGATTGTAATTGATTGTTTCCTTAGTTCAAACTCAGAGTTAGGCGGACTTAACTATAAAGATATTGATGAGAGAATTTCAAGATACCATAAAGAAGCTTTTGTAGAAGATGGCTTTAAGAAAATTTTTCCATTAAATATTGGTGGTTATTATAAATTTTATAATGAACAAGAACATCATGATTATGGTCCTGCTGTAATTCATGCAATTCATAAAGTATCAAATAGTGGTAAAAAAGAAGACTTTAAAGCTTTAACTGATTTAATAAATAACAGAGGGCTTAAATTTATTCGTGACTTTTTTGATTTAAAATCACCTAAAAAAGCTATTGATATTAGTGAAGTAGAATCAAAAGAAAAAATCTTTAAAAGATTTGCATCTGCTGCTATGAGTCTTGGTTCAATAAGTCCTGAGGCACATGAAACTATCGCAATAGCGATGAATAGAATAGGTGCTCAATCAAACTCTGGTGAGGGTGGAGAAGATAAAGATAGATTTGGGACTGAGAGAGTTTCAAAAATTAAACAAGTTGCATCTGGTAGATTTGGTGTTACGCCTGCATATCTTAGAAGTGCTGAGGAAATTCAGATAAAAGTTGCTCAAGGTGCAAAACCTGGTGAAGGTGGACAACTTCCAGGGCATAAAGTAACGCCACTTATTGGTAAACTTCGTAATACAGTTCCAGGAGTTACTCTTATTTCTCCTCCTCCGCATCATGATATTTACTCTATTGAAGATTTATCACAACTTATTTTTGACATCAAACAAGTAAATCCTAAGGCTAGAGTAGCTGTAAAACTTGTTTCAACAATAGGCGTTGGAACTATTGCCGCTGGTGTTGCAAAAGCTTATGCAGATAAAATTATCATCTCTGGTGGAGATGGTGGTACAGGTGCCGCTCCACTCACATCTATAAAGTTTGCAGGTAATCCATGGGAAATAGGTTTAAGTGAGGCGCATAATGCTTTAAAAGCTAATAACCTGCGTGGATTGGTTGAGCTTCAAACAGATGGTGGTTTAAAGTCAGGCTTAGATGTTGTAAAAGCCGCTCTTTTAGGTGCTGAATCTTATGCTTTTGGTACAGGTGTTTTAACAATAGTTGGTTGTAAAATGCTTCGTATTTGTCATGTAAATAAATGTTCAGTAGGAATTGCTACTCAAAATGAGAAACTTCGTGAAGAGTTTTTTAAAGGTCATGTTGATCAAGTTATAAATTACTTTACACTTTTAGCCGAAGATGTTCGCTCTATCATGGCTGAGCTAGGTTTTTCTACTATGGAAGAGTTGATAGGTCAAGTTGATATATTAGTTCCTAAAGATGATGAATTTGTGAAAAAATTTGATTTTTCTTCTATACTTCATAAAGAAAAAGGTGTAAATACTCATCAGCAAAAATTTAACCACCCTTTTGATGATAATGCTTTTGAAAAAGATGTTTTAAAAGAGGCTATGACAGCTATAAAACATCCAGAACACCCGATACGCATAAATAGAGAGATAAAAAATATACATAGAAGTTTTGGAGCTTTAGTTTCTGGTGAAATTGCTCAATACTATGGTGATAAAGGTCTAAAAGCAGATACGATTAAGATTAAGCTAAAAGGTATAGCAGGTCAAGCACTTGGAGCTTTTTTAATCCCTGGTGTTTCTATTCACTTAGAGGGTGTTGCAAATGACTATATCGGTAAAGGTATGCATGGTGGTAAAATCATAATTACTTCTAAAAATGAGGGTGAAATTTTTGGAGCAGGTGGTAACACTTGTCTTTATGGTGCTACTGGTGGTAAACTTTATATCTCTGGAAGTGTTGGAGAAAGATTTGCTGTTCGTAACTCTGGAGCAACTGCTATAGTAGAAGGAACAGGCGATAACGCATGTGAATATATGACTGGCGGTATTGTACTTATCCTTGGTCGTACTGGTATCAACTTTGGTGCTGGTATGACAGGCGGAATTAGTTTTGTGTATGACGCAGACCATAGTTTTGTTGAAAATGTAAACCGTGAACTCGTAGATGCTATCCGAATAGATACAGATGAAGGTGCAGATGCTAGACATCTACTCAAAAAACTGCTTAAAGATTATGTAGTTGAAACTGAGAGTAAAAAAGCAAAAGATTTGATAGATAATTTCAGAGTAGAAGTAAGAAATTTTTGGCTTGTTAAACCTAAAAATTTAACGAAATTACCTTTAAACTTAGAGAATGGAGATTAA
- a CDS encoding DNA alkylation repair protein, which produces MAELLKNIYNKSYLEILSSELTLVYGDFNKESFFKSIFNYEWDTKELKERMRHISTTLGLFLPKDYERAIEILKKSFLQLNHAYRLENMIFQDFVEVYGLENFEISIDAMEFFTIESSSEFAIRKFILKYQDATIAQMLIWAKSDNFHVRRLASEGCRPRLPWAIALPKFKKEPFEVLQILDILKDDESEYVRKSVANNINDISKDNPQVVKKLASKWIGVNSNRDALLKHGCRTLLKSSDKEILNLFGFKSPDAVILGEFKLSKELKMGEELEFSFILNSQNNLGKLRIEYILEFIRKNKKHNAKVFKISEGIFEKNEKKVFKKHSFKPISTRVYYKGLHKLSIVINGEIFAKEEFFLT; this is translated from the coding sequence ATGGCGGAGTTGTTAAAAAATATTTATAATAAATCTTACTTGGAAATACTTTCAAGTGAACTCACTCTAGTCTATGGTGATTTTAATAAAGAGAGTTTTTTCAAGTCAATTTTCAATTATGAATGGGATACTAAAGAATTAAAAGAGAGAATGAGGCATATAAGTACTACTCTTGGTCTATTTTTACCAAAAGATTATGAACGGGCTATAGAAATCTTAAAAAAAAGTTTTTTACAACTAAATCATGCGTACCGCCTTGAGAATATGATATTTCAAGACTTTGTAGAAGTTTATGGACTTGAGAATTTTGAAATATCCATAGATGCTATGGAGTTTTTTACCATAGAGTCATCTAGTGAATTTGCAATAAGAAAGTTTATATTAAAATACCAAGATGCCACAATCGCTCAGATGCTAATCTGGGCTAAATCAGACAACTTTCATGTTAGAAGACTAGCTTCTGAGGGTTGCAGACCTAGACTTCCTTGGGCTATTGCACTTCCTAAGTTTAAAAAAGAGCCTTTTGAAGTTTTACAAATTCTTGATATTTTAAAAGATGATGAGAGTGAGTATGTACGAAAAAGTGTAGCAAATAATATCAACGATATTTCAAAAGACAACCCACAAGTAGTTAAAAAGTTAGCATCTAAGTGGATAGGAGTAAATTCTAATAGAGATGCCCTTTTAAAACATGGATGCAGAACTTTACTAAAGAGTAGTGACAAAGAGATTTTAAATCTTTTTGGTTTTAAGAGTCCAGATGCTGTAATTTTAGGTGAATTTAAACTAAGTAAAGAGCTTAAAATGGGAGAGGAATTAGAGTTTTCATTTATTTTAAATTCTCAAAATAATTTAGGAAAATTAAGAATAGAATATATTTTAGAGTTTATACGAAAAAATAAAAAACATAATGCAAAAGTTTTTAAAATTTCAGAAGGCATCTTTGAAAAAAATGAAAAAAAAGTTTTTAAAAAGCACTCTTTTAAACCCATAAGTACAAGAGTTTATTATAAAGGTTTACACAAACTCTCCATTGTAATCAATGGAGAAATATTTGCAAAAGAAGAGTTTTTTTTAACTTAG